A segment of the Sphingopyxis sp. OAS728 genome:
GCCAGCGCACGCGCTTGCCCCACGCGTCGATCCCCGACGAGGAAGGCGGCTCGGCCGCCTGAAGCGCACGGCCATAGATGCGAAACGCGATGCGGTCGTTTTCCCAAAGCAGGTCGTCGAAACGATAATCGGCGACCACCACTGCGGCGCGCGCCTTTTGCTCGTCGGCCGTCGCGGGTCGCATCGGTTTATGTTCCTGCGCGCCCACCGGCGAGGCGAGCAAAGCAAGGGCAAGAAAGATCAAACGCATCACCAGCTCCACATCGTTCCGTCCTCGAGCCGGTTCACCGGCAGATAGGCACGGGCATAAGGAAAAGTTTCCGCAAGCGCCTCATCGATGTCGACCCCGAGCCCTGGCGCCTCGCCCGGGTGGAGCATCCCATCCGCGAAGCGATAGGCGTGCGGGAAGACCGTGTCGGTCTCGACCGTGTGGCGCATATATTCCTGGATGCCGAAATTGGGGATCGCTAGCCCGAGATGGAGCGCCGCCGCCATCGTCACCGGCGACAGGTCGGTCGCACCGTGGCAGCCGGTGCGCACTTGATAGAGGTCTGCAAGCGAGGCGATCTGGCGCATATGCGTGATGCCGCCCGCGTGGAGCACCGTCGCGCGGATATAGTCGATCAGCCGGTTTTCGATCAGCGCCTTGCAATCCCACACCGACGAGAAGATTTCGCCCACCGCCAGCGGTGTCGTCGTGTGCTGGCGGATCAGGCGAAACGCCTCCTGATCCTCGGCAGGGGTCGCATCCTCGATCCAGAAGGGCCGATAGGGCTCCAGATCCTTCCCGAGCCGCGCCGCCTCGATCGGGGTCAACCGGTGGTGAATGTCGTGGAGCAGGTGGACGTCCCAGCCGAGCGCCTCGCGCGCCGCCGCGAACAATTCGGGCACGACGCGCATATATCTGCTCGTCGACCAGATATTCTCGGTCGGCAGGTCATTGTCGGCGGGCTCATAGAAATAGCGGTCCTGGCTGACGCCATAGGTCGACTCCATGCCGGGAACGCCGCATTGCAGGCGGATCGCCTTATAGCCCTGCTCCTGATAATCGAGCGCCGCCTCGATCGTGTCGGCGATCGTCGTGCCGTTCGCATGGCCATAGACCATGCACCCTTCGCGCGCTGCCCCGCCGAGCAGCTGGTACACCGGTAGCCCCGCGACCTTGCCCTTGATATCCCAGAGCGCCATGTCGACCGCCGCGATCGCCGCCATGGTCACCGGACCGCGCCGCCAGTACGCGCCCTTATAGAGATATTGCCAGATATCCTCGATGCGGTGCGCATCGCGCCCGATCAGGCACGGGATGACATGCTCGGACAGATAGGCAGCCACCGCGAGCTCGCGGCCGTTGAGCGTCGCGTCGCCAACGCCGGTCGTGCCGTCGTCGCATTCGATCTTCAGCGTCGTGAAATTGCGGCCCGGCGAGGTCAGTATCACCCGGGCTGACACGATCTTCGGCATTCCATCCCCTCATGGCCATTTGGGCTAGTTGTGTGACAACATTATTGACTTCCAGCCTAAAAGGAAAGACATATGTCACCGGTGTCAAGGCTGAAAAGCCGGACCGGTTCGTAAGGGAGAGGGTCGAGTGATGCGGAGCGCCTGGCGCCATCGCCGTAGCAGGCCTGTCCGTGGCTATGCTGTTGTCCGTTTCGACTGCGTTTGCTGCCGCCGGCAGGACATGGCGCGACCCGATTTATCGCCGACGCCAACCGGGTCCGGCCACCGACCGGTCATCGAAAACGGATCGAAGTCGCCGCGCATCCCCCTCTCTTCGATCGCCCCAGCCGCTGTAAAGGAAACCTCATGTCGCTGAGCCTCTTTGCCCTGATGATGTCCGCGCCCGCCGCGGTCGCCGCCCCGGCCGAACCCGTCATGCCGAAACCCGCCGACATTCTCGCGCAGACGCGCCGCGTCGCCGACTGGCAGCTGGCCCACCGCGAGGCGTGGGACAAGATGCCCGCCGCGCGGCCGAGCGTGCGCGAGCCGCGCGACTGGCAGCAGGCGACCTTCTGGGTCGCGCTTACCGACCTCGCCGAACGCGACGCGCGATATCGCGACCCGGTTGTCGAACTCGGCCGAGCGCAGAAATGGCAACTCGGCAAACTCGCCTTTCACGCCGACGACCAACTGATCGCGCAGGCATGGGAATGGGCTGCGCGCAACGGCGGCGACGCCGAGGCACTCGTGCCCGCGCGCGCCTATTTCGACAATGTCTTCGCCAACCGCCGCACCAACAGTCTCGAATTCATCCCCACCCAGCCGGGCGGCGGCTATTCTTTGTGCACCGAGCGCTGGTGCTGGTGCGATGCGCTGTTCATGGCCCCACCGACGATGCTGCGCATCGGCATTGCGACAGGCGACAAGCGCTACGCCGACTTTGTCCACCAGGAATGGAAAGCGACGACCGACTATCTCTTCGACCCGAGCGAAGACCTTTATTTCCGAGACAGCCGCTTTTTCGACCAGCGCGATACCAAGGGGCGCAAGCTGTTCTGGAGCCGCGGCAACGGCTGGGTGATGGGCGGCCTCGTCCGCGTGTTGCAGGTGCTGGACAAGGATGACCCGCAGCGCCCCTATTATGAGGGGCTGTTCAAGAAGATGGCGGCAAAGCTCGTCACGCTGCAAAAGGCCGACGGCTATTGGCCCGCCTCGCTGCTCGACCAGGACCCCGGCACGCCGCCCGAATCGAGCGGCACCGCATTCTTCACCTATGCCTTTGCATGGGGCGTCGACAACGGGCTGCTCGATCGCAAGGCGTATGAGCCGGCGGCGATTCGCGGCTGGGCTGCGTTGCAGCGCGCGGTGCAAAAGGACGGCATGCTCGGCTGGGTCCAGCAGGTCGGCGACCGCCCGGACAGCGTCGCCGCCGAGGAAACGCAATTCTATGGCTCGGGCGCCTATCTGCTTGCCGGAACGGCCATGTACGATCTGTCGCAGAAGCGCCAGAAGCGCTGAAAACCGGCGATAAGGCCGCGGATCGGCGGGAATCCGCAGTGCAATTGACTTCGCACCAAAAGTTGTATTACATCTTGCGTTGACACCGGTGGCAATTTCTCCGTCGAGAGATGACACCGGTAGCAACTTTATCGCCAGCATCAGACCGGCGAAACAGGGAGAGGGATTATGAAATTACGTCCGGTCATGATGACCCGCGCCGCGCTGCTCGCATCGGCCGCGCTGGTTGCAGCCACCCCCGCCTGGAGCCAAGAGGCGTCCGAGACCATCGAAAGCGAACAGCCTGCGGCGGTGGATGGCGGCGATGAAATCCTCGTCACTGGCACGCGCGCGACGCAGCGCAGCTCGATCGAATTCAAGCGCGCCGCCGACGTCGTCGTCGATGGCCTCGTCAGCGACGAGATCGGCGCGACCCCCGACAATTCGGTCGGCGACACGCTCGAACGTATCGTCGGCGTCTCGGCCGACCGTTTCAAGGGCAACGCCAACGAACTGTCGGTGCGCGGCCTTGGCCCGACGCTCAGCTTCTCGACCTTCAACGGCCGCGAGGTGTCGACCGCGGGGCCCGACCGCTCGGTCGCCTTCCAGCAATTCCCGTCCGAACTCGTCAACGGCGTCCTCGTCTATAAATCGCAACGCGCCGACTTTCTCGAAGGCGGCGTCGGCGGCGTGATCGAGCTCCGGTCGATGAAGCCGCTCGATTATGGCAAGCGCCGTATCCAGTTCGAAGTGCGCGGCGATTTCCAGCCGCAGGACAATGACGTCTATCAGCACGACGGGCTCGGTTACCGCGCCAACTTCTCTTACACCGATCAGTTCACCACCGGGCTCGGCGATATCGGCGTGTCGATCGGTTATCAGCGGCAAGACACAACCGCGCCCGAGGATTATTACAACGCCAACGCAACCTTTCAGCTCTGCAACACTTCGGCGAACAATCCCACGCTGACGACGGGTTCGGCGGCCGCGCTTGTCGCTGCGGGTGCCGGCGCCAACTGCACCTTCGCGACCGGCCCGCGCTCGGTCGCGCCGAGCACCGGGGCGACGCCCGTCCTCGTCGGCGAGACGCGGGGCGATGCCTATTTCGCCAATTCGTCGCGCAGCTTCCGCACCCAGACGACGTCCGAAGTACGCGACGGCCTGATCGGCGCGATCCAGTGGCGCCCGTCGCCCGATTTCGAGATTTCGCTCGACGGCCAATATTCGAAGCGCAACAGCCTCGAGGATCGCAACGTCCTTGGCATCACCGAAGGGCTGCGCGGGGTGCAGCCGCTGATTATCGGCAACGGCAGTAACGGCTATTCGCCCGGCGCGCTGATGAGCTATCGCGGCAATTCGAACCTCGAAAACCAGCTGGAAACGCGGCGGCGCGTCGAGGAATATCTGGGCGGTGGTTTGAGCCTGATCTGGTCGCCCGACCGCTGGAACGTTGCGTTCGACGCCTCCTATTCGAACAGCCATCGCACCGAGACGCAGAAGCAGACGCGCATGCGCTCGACCCGCCGCGTCGGCTATACGCTGACCTATGAAGACGACGATGTCGTGCCGGTCGTCCAGTTCGACAATTTCGACATCACCGACCCCAATCTGTTCCTCGCGACGGGCAATACGGCGGTTTATGCCCGCAACCGCTTCGTCACCGATCGCAAGGACCGCATCTGGGCTGCGCGCCTCGACATCGACCGCGAACTCGACGGCTTCTTTACCGGGATCAAGGTCGGCGGGCGCGTATCGGACCATCACCGCACCAACGACAATGCGCGCAACAACGACCTCAACACGATCCCCGGTACGCCCGCGCAGGTGACCGCGCTGATCACACAGGCGAACCAGAACTGCCGCGTCCCCTTCACCACCACCAGTTACATGAAGGGCATGGGCACGAACGTCACCAAATGGGCGACCTTCGACAATGACTGCCTGTTCCGCACCTTCGCGGGTTCGGACGACGCGCTGCCATATCCCGAAGACGGCCGCGATCCGAGCGACATCGACGTCACCGAGCGCATCTATGCCGCCTATGCGATGGCCAATTTCGAATCCGACATGGGCAGCGTACCGGTAAGCGGCAACATCGGCCTGCGCTGGGTCAAGACCGACATCACCTCGATCGGCTTCCGCCAACCCTATCGAATCGTGATCGACACGGTCGGCGACACCTATTCGATCGGGGTCGACCCGGGCGGCACGCTCCAGACGAACAAGGCGAAGGGCAGCTACAATTATTTCCTGCCGTCGGCGAACGTTGCGTTCGACCTGTCGGATCAGGTCAAGCTGCGCCTCGCCGCCTATCGCGCGATCGCGCGGTCGGGGATCGAAAGCTTCGGCGCGGGGGTGAACCTCAACCCGACGACATCGGCGACGGGCGTCGACAACATCATCTTCAATGCCACGACCGGCAACCCGAACCTCAAGCCGCTGCGCGCATGGAACCTCGACGCCAGCCTCGAACTTTACGCGTCGCAGGACACGCTGATCTCGGTCGCGGGCTATTATAAATGGGCGAAGGGCACCGTGATCGGCCGTTCCGAACCGATCCCGTCGGACATCACCGTGACGACAATCCGCGACGGCGGCGCACCGGTGACCGAGACCTTCACGATCAATCCTGTTGCGCCGTCGAACGACCTTGAGACACGGCACCTCTACGGGATCGAGGCGACCGCAAGCCACGCCTTCACCTGGCTGCCCGACCCGCTCGACGGCTTTGGCGTCCAGGGATCGGTCAACCGCGCCTTCGCCAATTTCGAATATCCCGACACGTCGCCGATCGCCGACTATGTCGATCCGGCCAACCTGATCGGCCTGTCGAAATGGACCGCAAGCGGATCGGTATGGTTCGAAAAATGGGGCCTCTCGCTCCGCGCGAACCTTCGTTACCGCTCGGGCTATTACAAACCCAACGGCGGCACGAACCGCGAGATCCGCGGCGGCACCTACCTGAACCTCTCGGCGCAGTATGACATCACCAAGAATGTCCAGCTGAAGCTGCAAGCGCTGAACGTCACGAACACGCAGGATATCATGTACAAGGGCGGTTACGACAGCATCGCCGAGGTGTCGCGTAGCGGCCCGCAATATTTCTTCGGCTTCCGGGTCCGCCTGTGAAGCGAACGACTTTAGCCCGACTCCCTTGGGCTATACTGGCCGCCGCCGCGTTACTTCCGTCCGCGGCGGCGGCTTTTTCCCCAGATTCGGCGTGCAAGGCGAGTGAGGGCTATTCAGCCTCGTTCGATGGGCGCCGTACCTTCGCGCTGCGTCCGGGCGACCTCGAAGCGATCAAGGCGGCATTGCCGACCGACGCGGCGATCGGTTCGGCTTACCGCGACCTGGTCGCGCGTGCCGACAAGGCGCTCGCGGCGAAACCCGCCTCGGTAATGGATAAGCGCAGCATCCCCGTGTCGGGCGACCGCCACGATTATGTCAGCCTCGCGCGCTACTGGTGGCCGAACCCCGCCGATCCGAAGGGCGCCTATGTGCGCCGCGACGGCGACACCAATCCCGATATCGAAAGCGACCGCTTCGACCGCAGCGCGCTGAGCCGCATGGCACGCGAGGCCGACACGCTCGCGCTCGCTTATTATTACAGCGGCGAGCGCAAATATGCCGAGGGTGCGGCGCGCGTGATCCGCACCTGGTTCCTCGATCCCGCGACGCGCATGAACCCGAACATGAATTTCGCGCAGGCGGTACCCGGCGTCTCGAACGGTCGGCCCGAAGGCGTGCTCGACGGCGCGAGCTTTATCGGTGTGATCGACGCCGTGGGGCTTATCGGCCCGTCGGGGGCGGTGACGCCGGACGAAGCAAAGGCGCTCGAAGGCTGGTTCGCGCGCTATGTCGACTGGATGCTGGAAAGTGCCAACGGCAGGGCCGAGGGCAAGGCCTCGAACAATCACGGCCTGTGGTACGACGCGCAGGTCGCACGCTTCGCGCTCTTCGCGCGCAAGCCGGAGATCGCGCGCAGGATCGCCCTTGCCTTCCCCAAGGGACGGATCGCGCAACAGATCGACGCCTCGGGCGCGCTGCCCAAGGAGCTGACGCGGACGCGCAGTTTCCATTATTCGCTCTATGCGCTGGGTGCGGCCTATAGCGTCGCCGACAGCGCGGCGTGCCTCGGCATCGACCTTTATCGCGCCGAGGAAAAGGGGCGCTCGCTGCGCAAGGCGACCAACTATGTCGCCGCCTATCGCGGCCGCGCCGCCGACTGGCCGTACAAGGAGCAGGGCTGGCCCGCCGACACGCTCGACGAACTGCTCGTCCGCGCCGAGTCTGCGTGGGGTCCGGGCGCCTACCCCCGCACCGTCCGCGGCGAGCTGTTACTGCGCTATCGCATCCCTTAAAGGTCAGACAATGATCGCGCGCCGCTCCCTGCTTATCGCCGCCTTGCTGGCCACCCCAGCGGCATGGGCGCAATCGCCGAAAGCATTCGACATTCGCGGGATCGAGCGCCGCCGGCTTCTTCCACAAAAGAACGTCCTGCTTGCCGTGCCCCCGCGCACCATCACCGCGATCCCCGCGACGCGCAGCCCGGCCGGACCTCAGGACTATTATTCGGAAGGCGATTATTGGTGGCCCGACCCGGCGAACCCGAGCGGTCCCTATGTGCGCCGTGACGGTCGTTCGAACCCGGACAAGTTCGACGGCCACCGCGACGCGCTGATCGCTTTCGGTCGTACCGTCCCGGCACTCGCGGCCTTGTGGGATCTGACCCGCGACCGCCGTTTCGCCGACGCCGCAATGCGTCACCTGGCCGCATGGTTCGTCGACCCGAAGACGCGGATGAACCCGAACCTCGACCACGCGCAGGCGATCATCGGCGTGAACAGCGGCCGCGCGATCGGCGTCATCGACACGCTGCAGATCGTCGAAGTCGCGCGCGCCGCGGCGCTGTTCGCGCGTGATGAAGCGCCGGGCTATGCCGCGATCCGGGCGGGCGTCGAAGGCTGGTTTGCCGCCTATCTCGGGTGGCTGACCACCTCGCCCTTCGGAACGACCGAACGCGACGAGAAGAATAATCACGGCACCTGCTGGCTGTTGCAAGCGGCCTCCTTCGCCGCGTTGCTCGGCCGCGCCGACGTACTCGACGATGCACGGACGCGCTTGAAGACGATCATCGTCCCGACCCAGATCGAGCCCGACGGCCGCCAGCCGCTCGAACTCGCGCGGACCAAGCCCTATGCTTATTCGCTCTTCAACCTCGACGTGCTCGCCGCGTCGGCGTGGCTGCTCGGCGGTGGCAACCTCATCGACTGGAAGACACCCGACGGCCGCTCGATAGGCGGCGCGATTGCGTGGATGGCGCCCTATATCGCCGACAAGGCGAAATGGCCGCTACCCCCCGATATCGAATATTGGGACGGCTTTCCGGTCCGCCAGCCGAGCCTGCTCTTCGGCGGCATCGCGCTGAAACGCACCGACTGGCTGGAGTTATGGCACCGGCTGGACCCCGACCCCGCGATCGGCGAGGTTGTGCGCAACTTCCCCGTCCGCCAGCCCTTGCTCTGGCTCTAGTTGCGCCCGCCAACGAGCCCGCGCGCGATCACCTGCGCCTGAATTTCGGCGGCGCCTTCGAAGATGTTGAGGATGCGCGCATCGCAGAGCACACGGCTGATCTCATATTCGAGCGCATAGCCGTTGCCGCCGTGGATCTGCAGGCTCGCATCGGCGTTCGACCAGGCGGCGCGCGCGGCGAGCAGCTTCGCCATCCCCGCCTCGATGTCGCAGCGCTTGCCGCTGTCCTTCGCACGCGCGGCGGCATAGCTGAGCTCGCGCGCGGCGACGAAATCGACGAGGCCCATCGCGAGCTTGTCGGCGACGCGCGGGAAATGGACGATCGCCTTGCCGAACTGCTTGCGGCTGACCGCATAGTCGATCCCGAGTTCGAGTGCGCGCCGCGCAACCCCGACTGCGCGCGCGGCGGTCTGGATGCGCGCGCCCTCGAAGGTGCGCATCAGCTGCTTGAACCCCTGCCCTTCTTCGCCGCCAAGCAGCGCGTCGGCGGGCGCCGTCATCGCGTCGAATTGCAGCGCATATTCGCGCATCCCCCGGTAGCCGAGCACCTCGATCTCGCTCCCGTTCATGCCAGCGGCGGGAAAGGGATCGGCCTCGCTCCCGCGCGGTTTGGGGACGAGCAGCATCGACAGCCCGGCATAGCCCTTTGCGTCGGGCAGCGTGCGCGCG
Coding sequences within it:
- the manD gene encoding D-mannonate dehydratase ManD encodes the protein MPKIVSARVILTSPGRNFTTLKIECDDGTTGVGDATLNGRELAVAAYLSEHVIPCLIGRDAHRIEDIWQYLYKGAYWRRGPVTMAAIAAVDMALWDIKGKVAGLPVYQLLGGAAREGCMVYGHANGTTIADTIEAALDYQEQGYKAIRLQCGVPGMESTYGVSQDRYFYEPADNDLPTENIWSTSRYMRVVPELFAAAREALGWDVHLLHDIHHRLTPIEAARLGKDLEPYRPFWIEDATPAEDQEAFRLIRQHTTTPLAVGEIFSSVWDCKALIENRLIDYIRATVLHAGGITHMRQIASLADLYQVRTGCHGATDLSPVTMAAALHLGLAIPNFGIQEYMRHTVETDTVFPHAYRFADGMLHPGEAPGLGVDIDEALAETFPYARAYLPVNRLEDGTMWSW
- a CDS encoding glycoside hydrolase family 105 protein, producing the protein MSLSLFALMMSAPAAVAAPAEPVMPKPADILAQTRRVADWQLAHREAWDKMPAARPSVREPRDWQQATFWVALTDLAERDARYRDPVVELGRAQKWQLGKLAFHADDQLIAQAWEWAARNGGDAEALVPARAYFDNVFANRRTNSLEFIPTQPGGGYSLCTERWCWCDALFMAPPTMLRIGIATGDKRYADFVHQEWKATTDYLFDPSEDLYFRDSRFFDQRDTKGRKLFWSRGNGWVMGGLVRVLQVLDKDDPQRPYYEGLFKKMAAKLVTLQKADGYWPASLLDQDPGTPPESSGTAFFTYAFAWGVDNGLLDRKAYEPAAIRGWAALQRAVQKDGMLGWVQQVGDRPDSVAAEETQFYGSGAYLLAGTAMYDLSQKRQKR
- a CDS encoding TonB-dependent receptor — protein: MKLRPVMMTRAALLASAALVAATPAWSQEASETIESEQPAAVDGGDEILVTGTRATQRSSIEFKRAADVVVDGLVSDEIGATPDNSVGDTLERIVGVSADRFKGNANELSVRGLGPTLSFSTFNGREVSTAGPDRSVAFQQFPSELVNGVLVYKSQRADFLEGGVGGVIELRSMKPLDYGKRRIQFEVRGDFQPQDNDVYQHDGLGYRANFSYTDQFTTGLGDIGVSIGYQRQDTTAPEDYYNANATFQLCNTSANNPTLTTGSAAALVAAGAGANCTFATGPRSVAPSTGATPVLVGETRGDAYFANSSRSFRTQTTSEVRDGLIGAIQWRPSPDFEISLDGQYSKRNSLEDRNVLGITEGLRGVQPLIIGNGSNGYSPGALMSYRGNSNLENQLETRRRVEEYLGGGLSLIWSPDRWNVAFDASYSNSHRTETQKQTRMRSTRRVGYTLTYEDDDVVPVVQFDNFDITDPNLFLATGNTAVYARNRFVTDRKDRIWAARLDIDRELDGFFTGIKVGGRVSDHHRTNDNARNNDLNTIPGTPAQVTALITQANQNCRVPFTTTSYMKGMGTNVTKWATFDNDCLFRTFAGSDDALPYPEDGRDPSDIDVTERIYAAYAMANFESDMGSVPVSGNIGLRWVKTDITSIGFRQPYRIVIDTVGDTYSIGVDPGGTLQTNKAKGSYNYFLPSANVAFDLSDQVKLRLAAYRAIARSGIESFGAGVNLNPTTSATGVDNIIFNATTGNPNLKPLRAWNLDASLELYASQDTLISVAGYYKWAKGTVIGRSEPIPSDITVTTIRDGGAPVTETFTINPVAPSNDLETRHLYGIEATASHAFTWLPDPLDGFGVQGSVNRAFANFEYPDTSPIADYVDPANLIGLSKWTASGSVWFEKWGLSLRANLRYRSGYYKPNGGTNREIRGGTYLNLSAQYDITKNVQLKLQALNVTNTQDIMYKGGYDSIAEVSRSGPQYFFGFRVRL
- a CDS encoding alginate lyase family protein, which encodes MPTDAAIGSAYRDLVARADKALAAKPASVMDKRSIPVSGDRHDYVSLARYWWPNPADPKGAYVRRDGDTNPDIESDRFDRSALSRMAREADTLALAYYYSGERKYAEGAARVIRTWFLDPATRMNPNMNFAQAVPGVSNGRPEGVLDGASFIGVIDAVGLIGPSGAVTPDEAKALEGWFARYVDWMLESANGRAEGKASNNHGLWYDAQVARFALFARKPEIARRIALAFPKGRIAQQIDASGALPKELTRTRSFHYSLYALGAAYSVADSAACLGIDLYRAEEKGRSLRKATNYVAAYRGRAADWPYKEQGWPADTLDELLVRAESAWGPGAYPRTVRGELLLRYRIP
- a CDS encoding alginate lyase family protein; amino-acid sequence: MLATPAAWAQSPKAFDIRGIERRRLLPQKNVLLAVPPRTITAIPATRSPAGPQDYYSEGDYWWPDPANPSGPYVRRDGRSNPDKFDGHRDALIAFGRTVPALAALWDLTRDRRFADAAMRHLAAWFVDPKTRMNPNLDHAQAIIGVNSGRAIGVIDTLQIVEVARAAALFARDEAPGYAAIRAGVEGWFAAYLGWLTTSPFGTTERDEKNNHGTCWLLQAASFAALLGRADVLDDARTRLKTIIVPTQIEPDGRQPLELARTKPYAYSLFNLDVLAASAWLLGGGNLIDWKTPDGRSIGGAIAWMAPYIADKAKWPLPPDIEYWDGFPVRQPSLLFGGIALKRTDWLELWHRLDPDPAIGEVVRNFPVRQPLLWL